Proteins encoded within one genomic window of Bradyrhizobium sp. CB1717:
- a CDS encoding SRPBCC domain-containing protein, whose protein sequence is MTETRSVVVEREFAFPAERLWRALTQPHLIEEWLMKNDFKPQVGHRFNLRGEWGGVLDCEVLTIEPQKTLAYTWNFSHEDAAFDLKSVVTFTLTPTGAGTHLRVEQAGFSPTQKQAYGGAHAGWKQFFAKLDELLARAE, encoded by the coding sequence ATGACCGAAACACGATCCGTCGTCGTCGAGCGCGAGTTCGCCTTCCCGGCCGAGCGGCTCTGGCGCGCGCTGACGCAGCCGCATCTGATCGAGGAATGGCTGATGAAGAACGACTTCAAGCCCCAGGTCGGTCACCGCTTCAACCTGCGCGGCGAATGGGGCGGCGTGCTGGACTGCGAGGTGCTGACCATCGAGCCGCAGAAGACGCTCGCCTATACCTGGAATTTCTCGCATGAGGACGCGGCGTTCGATTTGAAGAGCGTCGTGACCTTCACGCTGACGCCGACGGGCGCGGGCACGCATCTGCGCGTCGAGCAGGCGGGCTTCAGCCCGACGCAGAAGCAGGCCTATGGCGGCGCGCATGCCGGCTGGAAGCAGTTTTTCGCCAAGCTGGACGAACTGCTGGCGCGGGCTGAGTAG
- a CDS encoding metalloregulator ArsR/SmtB family transcription factor yields the protein MSAAHDLLFRTLADPTRRAIFERLCREGEQTVGALTLRSGVSQPAVSKHLGALKQAGLVRDRHEGRQTHYSAQPGALNPLVDWTSQMTGFWQNRLDALDDLLKRMDQ from the coding sequence GTGTCTGCCGCCCACGACCTCCTGTTCAGGACGCTTGCCGATCCGACCCGGCGGGCGATCTTCGAGCGGCTGTGCCGCGAGGGCGAGCAGACGGTCGGGGCACTGACGCTACGCTCCGGCGTTTCCCAGCCGGCGGTCTCGAAACATCTGGGCGCGCTGAAGCAGGCGGGCCTGGTGCGCGACCGCCACGAGGGACGCCAGACGCACTACAGCGCGCAACCCGGCGCGCTCAACCCACTGGTCGACTGGACCAGCCAGATGACCGGCTTCTGGCAGAACCGGCTCGACGCTCTCGATGATCTCCTGAAGAGGATGGACCAATGA
- a CDS encoding DsrE family protein, translating to MNRRNILWSAVSALGAALGASRAKAATEAPPSNKLKVVYHLSDAEKVNFVLGNIQNHIDGVGGPANVTIALVIHGPALKAFHSAQANPDISKRVGEFSRDGVELAACGNTMKAQNVTLTDLLPGFVSAEKGGVVRLAELQSQGYLYLRP from the coding sequence ATGAACCGCCGTAACATCCTGTGGAGCGCCGTGTCGGCATTGGGTGCGGCGCTGGGCGCCTCCCGCGCGAAGGCCGCGACCGAGGCTCCACCGTCGAACAAGCTGAAAGTCGTCTATCACCTCAGCGACGCCGAGAAGGTCAATTTCGTGCTCGGCAACATCCAGAACCACATCGACGGCGTTGGTGGACCGGCGAACGTGACGATCGCGCTGGTGATCCACGGGCCGGCGCTGAAAGCGTTTCACTCGGCACAGGCCAACCCCGACATCAGCAAGCGCGTCGGCGAATTCTCCAGGGATGGCGTCGAGCTCGCCGCCTGCGGCAACACCATGAAGGCGCAGAACGTCACGCTGACGGATCTGCTCCCCGGCTTCGTCAGCGCGGAGAAGGGCGGCGTGGTCAGGTTGGCCGAGCTGCAGTCACAGGGGTATCTGTATTTGCGGCCCTAG